One genomic window of Notamacropus eugenii isolate mMacEug1 chromosome 6, mMacEug1.pri_v2, whole genome shotgun sequence includes the following:
- the LOC140510969 gene encoding RNA-binding motif protein, X chromosome-like: MEAHCPGTLFIGGLNVGTNEKDLESVFGKYGHIVKVLLMKDQETNKSRGFAFVTFESPAAAKDAARDMNGKSLDGKSIKVEQAKKSSFESCRSGSPPPPKSRDSPRRLRGGRGSSGGARGPPREGHMDDSGCFLNFNMSSSRISLPVKRGPPPRSGQPPSKRPAPSGPVHRSSGMGGRGPLSGGRDSYGGPPKRESLSSRRDVRMSPRDHNYSTKERYSSRDCASSQDIRDYAPLPREYVYRDYGHSSSRDEYTSRGYSDRDSYGGGRDRDYSDHQSGGPYRDSYESYGNSRRAPPPRGPPSYGGSGRYEDYSSTRDEYGYGGSRESYSSSRSGIYSSSRDCVGRQERGLPSAMSRGYPAPRDSYSSSSCGTPRGDGRGGSRSERGGRSRY, encoded by the exons ATGGAAGCACATTGTCCAGGGACGTTATTCATAGGAGGACTCAATGTAGGAACGAATGAAAAAGATCTTGAGTCAGTTTTTGGAAAATATGGCCACATCGTGAAAG tTCTATTGATGAAAGATCAGGAAACCAACAAATCCAGGGGCTTTGCTTTTGTTACGTTTGAGAGTCCTGCTGCTGCAAAAGATGCTGCAAGAGACATGAATGGAAAG TCCTTAGATGGAAAATCAATTAAAGTGGAACAAGCCAAGAAATCGTCATTTGAAAGTTGTAGGTCAGGGTCACCACCCCCTCCAAAAAGCAGAGATTCTCCAAGACGTCTTAGAGGTGGAAGAGGAAGTAGTGGTGGAGCAAGAGGGCCACCTCGTGAAGGGCACATGG aTGACAGTggatgttttcttaatttcaacatGAGTTCTTCCAGGATATCACTCCCAGTTAAAAGGGGTCCACCTCCACGAAGTGGGCAACCTCCATCTAAAAGACCTGCGCCTTCTGGACCGGTGCATAGGAGTAGTGGAATGGGAGGAAGAG GGCCACTGTCTGGTGGAAGAGATAGCTATGGAGGTCCTCCAAAACGAGAATCATTGTCTTCACGCAGAGATGTGCGTATGTCACCAAGAGATCATAATTACAGTACTAAAGAGAg aTATTCAAGCAGAGATTGTGCAAGTTCCCAGGATATCAGAGATTATGCTCCACTTCCAAGGGAGTATGTATACCGTGACTATGGCCATTCAAGTTCACGTGATGAGTATACATCCAGAGGATATAG TGACCGTGACAGCTATGGTGGAGGTCGTGATAGAGATTACTCAGATCATCAAAGCGGAGGGCCCTACAGAGATTCTTATGAGAGTTATG GTAACTCCCGTAGAGCTCCACCTCCTCGAGGGCCTCCCTCTTACGGAGGAAGTGGTCGCTATGAAGATTATAGCAGCACAAGAGATGAATATGGATATGGTGGAAGTCGGGAAAGCTATTCAAGTAGCCGAAGTGGTATCTACTCAAGTAGTCGTGATTGTGTTGGCAGACAAGAGAGAGGGCTTCCCTCTGCTATGAGTAGGGGATATCCTGCCCCCCGTGATTCATACAGCAGTTCAAGCTGTGGCACGCCAAGAGGTGATGGCCGTGGTGGAAGCCGATCTGAAAGAGGAGGCAGAAGCAGATACTAA